The Macrobrachium nipponense isolate FS-2020 chromosome 27, ASM1510439v2, whole genome shotgun sequence genome includes a region encoding these proteins:
- the LOC135200663 gene encoding uncharacterized protein LOC135200663: MAVLIQDHGSTVPALASITTKDYNNDECSHVKENQQHSTRVEMAKKIWVIILCCMALPYLYWYLLISKFTPVHYLQHYAQTFADAFQNSLRRSVLFERGQHNSSVTSGADVTGSNDVPNSEDIIKQPLKNGSKDETEDEEEGAVDSDKIDSPANGKKKDSARIPLKKILIWNKNFGLGSGRSAFLRFGCKYNACTVTNKTRNFVRYERTGCCYMARALQGQKFSSVRNELNMFSWYVTGNQMRFMHIIFVSQFTDSQVVLNEDILLFTAVMISLLLIQHSDD; the protein is encoded by the exons ATGGCAGTGCTAATTCAGGATCAT GGATCTACGGTGCCTGCCCTAGCATCAATAACAACCAAAGACTATAACAACGACGAGTGTTCTCACGTGAAGGAAAATCAGCAGCATTCAACTCGAGTGGAGATGGCGAAGAAG atttggGTAATAATACTATGTTGTATGGCATTGCCTTACCTGTATTGGTACCTGTTGATTTCGAAGTTTACGCCAGTACATTACCTTCAGCATTACGCACAGACATTTGCAGACGCCTTCCAGAATTCTCTACGAAGATCAGTTTTGTTCGAAAG AGGCCAACACAATTCAAGTGTGACGTCAGGTGCTGATGTCACTGGAAGTAATGATGTCCCAAACTCCGAGGACATCATTAAACAACCATTAAAGAATGGGAGCAAGGACGaaacagaagacgaagaagaaggcgCAGTCGATTCAGATAAGATCGATTCTCCCGCGAATGGCAAAAAGAAGGACTCGGCTCGTATTCCGCTGAAAAAAATCCTCATTTGGAATAAG AATTTTGGTCTGGGCAGTGGACGATCGGCCTTCCTTCGCTTCGGGTGCAAATACAACGCATGCACAGTAACGAACAAAACACGCAACTTTGTACGGTATGAAAGAACTGGATGCTGTTATATGGCACGTGCGCTCCAAGGACAAAAGTTTTCCTCCGTAAG GAATGAACTGAACATGTTCTCATGGTATGTGACAGGTAACCAAATGAGATTCATGCATATTATATTTGTTTCCCAGTTTACTGATTCTCAGGTGGTTTTGAATGAAGACATTCTCTTATTTACTGCTGTTATGATATCGCTGTTACTGATACAACACAGTGATGATTGA